The Planctomicrobium piriforme genome window below encodes:
- a CDS encoding S1C family serine protease → MRQFAVCLLAAVLGSCLALWIMDSRQSTVGQVEAQGTNSPYSFPSSSAGPMPFPAPGASFPTALYNADGLTPEEQVNVAVYENCNRSVVNISTTGVSADRFLMMQIPEEGSGSGAILDHQGHILTNFHVIERARQINVTLFNEDSLPAKLVGADPVNDIAIIKVDAKEGTLFPIPLGSSDHLQVGMRVFALGNPFGLERSMSQGIISSLNRTLEVQRNWVIKSIIQIDASINPGNSGGPLINTHGQLIGMNTAIASRVEQSAGIGFAIPVSLIRRVVPELIKHGKVIRGDVGITHVTITDKGLRVARLVPGGPAEKAGIKGPKVTRRGLLEIADSSAADVIVAVNEEPVTSAAELLGIFESKKPGDIVEISVLRKDEVVKVPVTLGGDQGGPKSAAENI, encoded by the coding sequence GTGCGTCAGTTTGCCGTTTGCCTGTTGGCCGCCGTCCTGGGGAGCTGTCTGGCCCTGTGGATTATGGATTCGCGCCAGTCCACTGTCGGACAAGTTGAAGCCCAGGGGACCAACAGTCCGTATTCGTTCCCGTCTTCTTCTGCGGGGCCGATGCCGTTCCCCGCTCCCGGCGCCAGCTTTCCGACCGCGCTCTACAACGCGGATGGATTGACGCCAGAGGAACAGGTCAACGTCGCCGTCTACGAAAACTGCAACCGCAGCGTCGTCAACATTTCGACGACCGGCGTCAGCGCCGACCGCTTTCTGATGATGCAGATCCCCGAAGAAGGGAGCGGCTCCGGCGCCATTCTCGATCACCAGGGGCACATCCTCACCAACTTTCACGTCATCGAACGGGCCCGACAAATCAACGTCACCCTCTTCAATGAAGATTCGCTCCCGGCCAAACTCGTCGGAGCCGACCCCGTCAACGACATCGCCATCATCAAGGTCGATGCCAAGGAGGGAACGCTGTTCCCGATTCCTCTCGGCAGTTCCGACCACCTCCAGGTAGGGATGCGAGTGTTCGCACTCGGCAATCCGTTCGGTCTCGAACGCAGCATGAGTCAAGGGATCATCTCCAGCCTGAACCGAACGCTGGAAGTGCAGCGGAACTGGGTGATCAAATCGATCATTCAGATCGATGCCTCGATCAACCCCGGCAACTCAGGGGGACCGCTCATCAATACTCACGGGCAACTCATCGGCATGAACACCGCCATCGCCAGCCGCGTCGAACAAAGCGCGGGCATCGGGTTCGCCATTCCGGTCAGTTTGATTCGCCGGGTGGTGCCGGAACTGATCAAGCACGGCAAAGTGATTCGCGGCGACGTGGGCATCACGCATGTCACGATCACCGACAAGGGTCTACGAGTGGCGCGACTCGTGCCAGGAGGTCCGGCAGAGAAGGCAGGCATCAAGGGTCCCAAGGTGACCCGACGCGGACTGCTGGAGATTGCCGATTCGAGTGCGGCCGACGTGATCGTGGCCGTGAATGAAGAACCAGTGACTTCCGCCGCGGAATTGCTGGGGATCTTCGAAAGCAAAAAGCCAGGGGATATCGTCGAAATCTCAGTCCTGCGCAAAGACGAGGTGGTGAAGGTGCCCGTGACGCTGGGCGGTGATCAGGGTGGTCCGAAGTCCGCCGCCGAAAACATCTGA
- a CDS encoding glycosyltransferase family 2 protein — translation MSAMQTSTLLRPADPLISVVLPAYNESAVLRELQQRISAVLQGCGQRFEIVFVNDGSTDGSYEILDSLAAEHSEVRVLHFSRNFGHQAAVQAGLAYAAGDAVIIMDSDLQDDPAAITAFLDQWQQGQDVVYAVRHGRKENAVKRFLFYAFYRVLNAISNTPIPMDAGNFGLLDRAVVNELIRISDRDRYFPGLRSWVGYRQIGVPVERLRRHDDQPRVSMKGLFRLAKTAIFSFSTVPLSAFYVLALLSLASCIAVSGFTLYHKLFTGLAIPGWTSLTIVASFFGALNAFGIGILGEYTVRIYDQVRARPPYLVARAVNFARPSQTGNVDALLERLSDQWTHRADPGQTPEAEEGLTALGFRS, via the coding sequence ATGAGTGCCATGCAAACATCCACACTGCTCCGCCCTGCTGATCCGCTGATTTCAGTGGTCCTTCCGGCTTACAACGAGTCGGCCGTGCTGAGAGAACTGCAGCAACGCATTTCAGCGGTCTTGCAGGGTTGCGGACAGCGCTTCGAAATCGTCTTCGTGAATGACGGTTCGACCGACGGCAGTTACGAAATCCTCGACAGCCTCGCGGCCGAACATTCCGAAGTCCGCGTGTTGCATTTCTCACGCAACTTCGGTCATCAGGCGGCCGTGCAGGCCGGCCTGGCCTACGCCGCAGGCGATGCCGTCATCATCATGGACTCGGATCTTCAGGATGATCCAGCCGCGATAACTGCGTTCCTCGATCAATGGCAGCAAGGTCAGGACGTGGTGTACGCCGTCCGCCACGGACGGAAGGAAAACGCCGTCAAGCGGTTCCTGTTCTATGCGTTTTATCGCGTCCTGAATGCCATCTCGAATACCCCGATTCCAATGGATGCAGGCAACTTCGGCCTGCTCGATCGGGCCGTGGTGAATGAACTCATTCGAATCTCAGATCGTGACCGTTACTTTCCAGGGCTGAGAAGCTGGGTCGGCTACCGTCAAATTGGAGTTCCCGTCGAACGGCTGCGTCGACATGATGATCAGCCGCGGGTGTCGATGAAGGGGCTGTTCCGTCTCGCGAAGACCGCGATCTTTTCGTTCTCGACGGTTCCTCTCTCGGCCTTCTATGTCCTCGCACTGTTGTCGCTGGCAAGCTGCATTGCCGTCAGTGGTTTCACCCTTTATCACAAGCTCTTTACCGGACTGGCGATCCCCGGCTGGACCTCACTCACAATTGTGGCCTCGTTCTTCGGGGCGCTGAATGCCTTTGGAATCGGCATCCTCGGAGAGTACACCGTCCGCATCTACGATCAGGTCCGGGCCCGCCCGCCCTACCTCGTTGCCAGGGCCGTCAACTTTGCACGTCCATCGCAAACGGGAAACGTGGATGCGTTACTCGAACGGCTTTCGGATCAATGGACCCACCGCGCAGACCCAGGCCAAACGCCTGAAGCGGAAGAGGGATTGACCGCTCTCGGCTTCCGATCCTGA
- a CDS encoding class I SAM-dependent methyltransferase, which yields MQVAHLENLIELEEHYWWHVAKRELVLSLLAEYAPPPGKLVEGGVGSARNLLAFQEKGYDVSGFDCMQESVAYAQHRGLSVSLHDLATPWPVMKDSVRAVVLLDVIEHIADPVAVLTHVREVLAPGGAAVITVPAYQWLFGDWDTALGHYRRYTCGLLRSQAEEAGLKVLRLSHWNAFTLPAAVAVRGVQKLRPAERAAEFPAVSGFTNRLLLGCAAAERWMLQHVGVPCGLSVVGVFSK from the coding sequence ATGCAGGTCGCACACCTCGAAAATTTAATTGAACTCGAAGAGCACTACTGGTGGCATGTCGCCAAGCGCGAACTGGTGCTGTCGCTGCTGGCCGAATACGCTCCGCCCCCGGGGAAGCTGGTGGAAGGAGGGGTCGGCTCTGCCAGAAATCTGCTGGCCTTTCAGGAGAAGGGCTACGACGTCTCGGGCTTCGACTGCATGCAGGAATCGGTCGCCTATGCCCAGCATCGCGGTCTGAGCGTCTCACTGCATGATCTCGCCACGCCCTGGCCCGTCATGAAGGATTCCGTCAGGGCAGTGGTGCTGCTGGACGTCATCGAACACATTGCCGATCCTGTCGCGGTCCTCACGCATGTCCGCGAGGTTCTTGCACCGGGTGGGGCCGCCGTGATCACGGTTCCGGCCTACCAGTGGTTATTCGGCGACTGGGATACCGCGCTGGGACATTATCGCCGCTACACCTGCGGACTGTTGCGGTCCCAGGCGGAGGAAGCGGGTTTGAAGGTCTTGCGGTTGTCACACTGGAATGCATTCACGTTGCCAGCGGCCGTGGCCGTCCGGGGAGTGCAAAAGTTGCGACCCGCCGAACGCGCCGCCGAGTTTCCAGCCGTCTCCGGTTTCACCAATCGCTTATTGCTGGGTTGTGCAGCGGCCGAACGCTGGATGCTGCAGCATGTGGGCGTGCCTTGCGGTCTGTCTGTGGTAGGAGTTTTTTCGAAATGA